Proteins encoded together in one Saccopteryx leptura isolate mSacLep1 chromosome 7, mSacLep1_pri_phased_curated, whole genome shotgun sequence window:
- the LOC136378539 gene encoding ubiquitin-like FUBI-ribosomal protein eS30 fusion protein yields MQLFVRAQELHTLEVTGQETVVQIKAHVASLEGIAPEDQVVLLSGTPLEDEAILGQCGVEALTTLEVAGRMLGGKVHGSLARAGKVRGQTPKVAKQEKRKTGRAKRRMRYNRRFVNVVPTFGKKKGPTANS; encoded by the coding sequence ATGCAGCTTTTTGTCCGTGCCCAGGAGCTACACACCCTTGAGGTCACCGGCCAGGAGACTGTCGTGCAGATCAAGGCTCATGTAGCCTCACTGGAGGGCATCGCTCCAGAAGATCAAGTCGTGCTCCTGTCAGGAACGCCCCTAGAGGATGAAGCTATCTTGGGCCAATGTGGAGTGGAGGCTCTGACCACTCTGGAAGTAGCCGGCCGCATGCTTGGAGGTAAAGTCCATGGTTCCTTGGCCCGTGCTGGGAAAGTAAGAGGGCAGACCCCCAAGGTGGCCAAACAGGAGAAAAGGAAGACTGGTCGGGCCAAGCGGCGGATGCGGTACAACCGGCGTTTTGTCAATGTTGTGCCCACCTTTGGCAAGAAGAAGGGACCCACTGCCAACTCTTAA